CCGAGGAAGAGCTCGCCCAGCCCTATCTCTGGCGCTTCTGGCGGCATATACCGGCGCGCGGACATTTCACCATCTTCGACCGCAGCTGGTATGGCCGTGTGCTGGTGGAGCGAGTCGAGGGCTTCTGCAGCCAGGCCGACTGGCTGCGCGCCTATGGCGAGATCAACGACTTCGAAGAGCAGTTGACCAATGCCGGGGTGATCCTGGTGAAGTTCTGGCTGGCCATCGATCAGCAGACCCAGCTGAAGCGTTTCAAGGAGCGTGAGCAGATCCCGTTCAAGCGCTTCAAGATCACCGAAGAGGATTGGCGCAACCGTGAAAAGTGGGACGACTACGCCGATGCGGTGGGCGACATGGTCGACCGTACCAGCACCGAGATCGCGCCCTGGACGCTGATCGAAGCCAACGACAAGCGTTTCGCCCGGGTCAAGGTGCTGCGTACCATCAACGAGGCCATCGAGGCGGCGTTTGCCAGGGATTGAAGCGTTAATCGCGGCTAAAGCCGCTCCTACGAGTCGTCGCCATCGGCAGGAGCGTGGGAGCGGCTTCAGCCGCGATGCTTTTGTGTTGCTCCCGGTGGCCCCGACATCGCCCCGTATACGCCAGATCAATGATGGTCGTACCCGGGGATGGGCTGGATTTATCTTCACGTCATTCGTCATCCAATAACAACGAGGTGCGTCATGCGTGAAGTGGTGATCGTCGATAGCGTGCGGACTGGCCTGGCCAAGTCCTTCCGCGGCAAGTTCAATATGACCCGGCCGGACGACATGGCCGCTCACTGCGTTGATGCGCTGCTGGTGCGCAACGGCATCGACCCGAAGCTGGTCGATGACTGCATCGTCGGTGCCGGCTCCAACGAGGGCGCGCAGGGCATGAACATCGGCCGCAACGTCGCCGTGCTCTCGCGTCTGGGCAATCCGGTGGCGGGCATGACGCTCAACCGCTTCTGCTCCTCGGGCCTGCAGGCCATCGCCATCGCCGCCAACCAGGTGGCGTCCGGTTGCAGCGACATCATCGTCGCCGGTGGCGTCGAGTCCATCACCATGACCCTGAAAAGCATGAACATGGACAACCTGTTCAACCCGCTGCTGCACAAGGACAACCCCGGCATCTACTACCCCATGGGCAAGACTGCCGAGATCGTCGCCAACCGCTACGGCATCACCCGTGAAGCCCAGGATGCCTATGCCTTGCAGAGTCAGCAGCGTACCGCGCGGGCTCAGACCGAAGGCCTGTTCGCCGATGAAATCGTGCCGATGACGGTGAAGTATCAGCTCGAAGATAAGGCGACCGGCGAGAAGAAGATCCTCGACGGCGTGGTCGAGGCCGATGACTGCAACCGCCCTGACACTACCCTGGATTCACTGGCCAAGCTGCAACCGGCGTTCGACCCGGCTGGCAGCGTGACGGCCGGCAACGCCTCGCAACTGTCCGACGGCGCTTCCATGACCCTGGTGATGAGCCTGGAAAAAGCGCTGGAGCTGGGCCTGACACCCAAGGCCTATTTCCGCGGCTTTACCGTGGCCGGTTGCGAGCCGGACGAGATGGGCATCGGCCCGGTGTTCTCGGTGCCCAAGCTGCTCAAGGCCAAGGGCCTGAGTGTGGCCGACATCGATCTGTGGGAGCTCAACGAGGCGTTTGCTTCGCAGTGCCTGTACTGCCGCGATACGCTCGGGATCGACAACGATAAGTACAACGTCAACGGCGGTTCCATCTCCATCGGCCACCCGTTCGGCATGACCGGCTCGCGCCAGGTCGGCCATCTGGTGCGTGAGTTGCAGCGCCGCGAACTGTGCTACGGCATCGTCACCATGTGCGTTGGCGGCGGCATGGGTGCTACGGGGCTGTTCGAGGCGTATCGCGGATAAACACCGCTGGCACCACCGGCAACACGCATCGCATGAACGAACCGCGGTCCGCGCGGCGCACCCTACTACATCGCTGGCCCCACGACGGCCAGCGATGCGCTGTTTATACTCGCGCTCTGCCCAGTGTACGGAGCGCCTGCCGATGCCCTTTGCCGAAAACCTCATCGCCTTCACCCTGGCGGCCACGCTGCTGACCCTGACGCCGGGGATCGACACGGCGCTGGTGCTGCGTACCGCTGCGGTCGAGGGCCGGCAGCAGGCGTTTCGCGCGGCGCTGGGCATCAATGCCGGTTGCCTGCTCTGGGGCGCAGCGGTGGCCTTCGGCCTCGGCGCGCTGCTGGCGGTTTCCGAATTCGGCTACAACCTGCTCAAGTATTGCGGTGCGGCGTATCTGGCCTGGCTCGGGCTGAACATGCTGCTGCGCCCGCGCACCTCATTGGCTCCGGCGCAGGCCGGCGGCCAGTCCGGTGCCAACTGGTTCCTGCGCGGCCTGCTGGGTAATGTGCTCAACCCCAAGGTGGGGATTTTCTACGTGTCCTTCCTGCCGCAGTTCATTCCGCAGGGGCAGCCGCTGATGGCCTGGACATTCGGTCTGGTGGGCATCCATGTGGCGCTCAGCCTGGCCTGGGCGCTGTTGCTGATCGGCGCTACCCAGCCGCTCGGCCACTGGTTGCGGCGTGAGGTGGTGATCAAGTGGATGGATCGCAGCACGGGGCTTATCTTCGTCCTCTTCGCCGCGCGTCTGGCCTTGAGCCGGCGCTGAGTCCGGAGGTGGCCTCGTCATGAGGTACGCTGCGTCGGTGCAACAGAAAAGCAGGCGGTGCCGATGGATCGGTTTCAGGAAATGAGGGTGTTGCTGGCAGTGACCGAGGCCGAAAGCTTCGCCGGTGGCGCCAAGCTGCTGGGCATTTCGCCGCCTAGCGTGACCCGCGCCGTCGCGGCGCTGGAGGCTCGCCTGGGTACGCTGTTGCTGGCGCGCAGCACGCGTAGCTTGCGTTTGACCGAGGCCGGCCAGCGCTATGTCGAGGACTGCCGGCGCATCCTGCTGGAGCTGGAAGAGGCCGAGGAACTGGCCGCTGGTGGCAGTGTGCGCCCGCGTGGGCGACTCACCGTGACCGCGCCGGTGATGTTCGGCGAGCTGTGCCTGATTCCACGCATCGCCCAGTACCTCGACACCCACCCGGACGTGGAGGTCAATGCGCTGCTGGTCGACCGCGTGGTGAACATGATGTAGGTGGGTATCGACGTGGCCCAGGCGGGCAGCCTGGCCGCTGCTGCTCGCCAGTTGCAGCTGTCGCAGGCCACGGTGATGCGTACCCTAGCTGCGCTGGAAAGTCGTCTGGACAGCACCTTGCTGCTGCGCGGGCCGCGTGGTGTGAGCCTGAGCGCGGCGGGTACCGCTTTCGCCGACAGTTGCCAGCGCATTCTGCAGCGGGTTGAGGAGGCCGAGCGCTCGGTGACCGGCCTGCATGCCAGCCCCGTCGGACAACTCAACCTCTTCGAGGGTGCCGAACGGCTATGGACCCTCGACGTCGAGCAGGTGGTGCTACGTCCGGCCGCGACCTCATTGCGTTGGGCCTTCGAGGAATATGCACCGACCAGCCTGATGACCGGCACCTGGGCAGAAACCGATGCGCGTCTGCGCGAGCGTGAGCAGCGCAATCAGTGGCAGCGCTGGCGCGTGCTCAGCCTGCAGCAGGAGAGCGCCGATATCCGCTCGTTCGTGCTGGCACCGGAGCAGGGCGCTGCACCGCGCTTCGCCGCCGGTCAGCACGAAGTGGAGATCGGCTATCTGGCATCGCAGTTGTTACTGCCGCGCGAATTGCCGAGGTACGCACCTGAAGGCTCGAGGTTCTGGCAACGCATGGTGCGGCGTTTACGTGATTGGCCGTTGAGGGATTGGTGAGGCTTGCGGGTTGCTGAAGGGGTGGCTTCGGTGGCTCGGGTGAGGGCGCAGGGTGGGCTGGGCCAAGCGCTGTCATGTCCGTGAACACCTTGTTCAGGTCCGGCATGTCGCGCACGGCGCCGCCGAGAAAATCCGTCTCGATCGCGCCGGGTGCCACGGTATTGACTGCGATACCCCGGCTGCCCAGCTCCTTGGCCAGGTAGACGCTCAGCACCTCTAACGCTCCCTTGACGGCCGAGTGGGCCGCAAAGCCCGGGTAGGCGATGCGTGTCAGCCCAGAAGAGATATTGACGATACGAGCGCCGTCGGCCATCAGCAGCAGTACCTGGGTGAGGAAGAACACCCCTTTGAAGTGTACGTTCACCAGTGCGTCGAACTGCGCCTCGGTGGTCTCGGCAATCGACGCCATGTCCCCGTGCCCGGCGTTGTTGACCAGGTGATCGAAGCTGTCGCGCTGCCAGGTGTCGCGTAGCGCCTGGCGCAGCAACGCATAGCCGTCGTGGTGGAGTTGTGCGCGGTCCGTCATGGTCAGGCTCCCGTCATCCATGCATCCCGAACAAAACAGGTGGAAGTCGAAGAAGAAAGCCCGTTCTTCAATGCATGACTCTCCGTCTGCAAATTCAGGCGCAGGCCATGACCAAGACTGAATACAATGGCGCCTGAACTTTCCGCGCCATGCACATGGCTGTATCGAACGAGGAACGCCCCATGGCCTCCCCAGACAAACAGAAGAAGCGCGCCCAACGGGCCAAGACCAAGGCCAAGCAGAACCGCATGGGCAAGCCCAAGGCGCAGGCCAATGTCGTCCACCCGATTCTCGCCAACCCGCTGATCAACGAGCCGTTCGATGATGTCGAGCTCGACCTGAGTACCTTCGATTTCAAGGACATCGAGGAAAACGGCTTCGACCCCGCGCACTTCGATGACCTGTTCCAGGCGATGAAAGCCGGCGAGGGCATCAGCCTGCTCGCCCTGTGCCTGATATTCCTGCAATACCCTGTGCTGGAACTGGTGGTTGCCGAGGAGTCGGAAGAGGCTGCGACCGATTTCATGATGGGCCTGCTGATCGTCTACCGCGGCATCTTCCACGATGAAGACGAGGACGCTGCGATCACCTGGATCGGCAGCGAAGCCTTCCAGAGCGCCTATAACGAAGCGTCGTTGATCCTGCAGAAGAAGAACGCCCGCGTCTGATTCATTTCTGCAGTCTGAGTCTGTAGGAGCTTGATGCCGACGCTACCAGAACGAAAAAGGCCCCCGACGCTGGCGCATCGGGGGCCTCTGAGTGGCGCGCGAACAATCAGAATGCGGTTTGCACACGCACGTAGAAGGTGCGGTAGGTGCCTTCCTCGGTCAGGCTGTTGCTTTCCAGCAGGCCATTGGCGCCGTAGGTCGTGGCGCGGCTGTCCTCGTTCTGGGCGAACAGATTAAGTACCGACAGGTTGAGGCTGGTGTTCTGGCTGAGTTGGGTGCGCGCGGAGATATCGACACGGCCAACTGCGTCCTGGTCGTTCTCTGCCGTCTGGCCCGAAGTCAGTCGATACTTCTGGTTGTAGCCGCTGTTCCAGTTGTAGTTGACGCCGAAGGTGGTGCGCAGGCTGGCCAGGTAGTAGTCGGCGCCAGCGTTGAACAGGTAGTCCGGCTGATCGAGGAAGCGTCGGGTTTCACCAGTGGCTTCGCTCTTCAGGCGGGTGTGCACGGCGGTGGCGTTGGACCATAGCGTCAGTTGCGGCAAACCGAGCACGTCCAGTGGCGCGCGTGCTTCCAGTTCCAGGCCGCTGGCCTGGCCGTCGCCGGCGTTCTCCGGGCGGCTCAGCCAGCGGCCGTTGCTCTGCTCGCTGAGCACGTTTTCGATCTTGCCACTGAACTGACGGTGGAACAGGTTGGCCGAGAGCAAGCCGCGCTGGTCGTTGAAGAAGTGATCCAGCCCCAGGTCCACGCCCCAGATGGACTCCGGTGTCATCCCCGGGTTGCCACCGGTATCGGGCCGGGCCAGGGTGCCGGAGTCGGTGGTGACGGTCGGGCTCAGCTCGCGCAGATCGGGTCGGCGCAATGTGCGGGCGATACCCAGGAGCCAGTCGGTGTTGGCACTGAGATGGCCGAGGTAGCTGATCGACGGCAGGGGGCTGAGCTTGCTGGTCTGCTGCTTGGCACCGTTGAAGTCGCGGGTGCGGGTGTGGGCGTCTTCCAGGCGCAGGCCGTAGGTCAGGCTGTCGCCCCAGGGCAGCAGCCAGGTGTCCTGGGCGAACAGGTGAGTGATGTCTTCACGGATCTGGTAGGTGCGCGCGGCATTGATGGGGCGGACGGTGCCGTTCTCGATGTTGCTGTTGTCTTCCTCGCGGGTCTCGCGGCGCGCCCCGGCGCCCCATTCGAGGCTGTGGGCGTCGAGCAGCGTCTTCACCTTGAGGGTCGGCGAGACCGAGGTCATGTGGATGTTCTCGTCACGCAGGCGCGTGCGATCCAGGGTGCCGTTGGCCCGGTAGCGTTTGGCGTCCCGGGTGGTGTCCTCGTCGGCCTTCTGCAAGTCGAGGCTCAGCAGCAGCTCGGTGTCGTCGCTCCACTGGTGCGTCCAGTCGCTGAGCAGGCCGAGGTTGGTGCGCTTGCGCTCGCGATCCTCGAACTCGGTTCGACTCACCGCGTTCTGCGCAGTTTCCAGCTCGGCGGCGATGTCGTCGCGGTATTCGGTGGTCTTCAGGTAATCGAGCTGGAAGTTCAGGCGGTTGTCGCCGTTCAGGCGCAGCTCCAGCGACGGCAGGAAGTTGCCTTGCTCGAAGCGACGCTCGTTGCTGCCCAGTTCACCGCCATTGGCGCCGCTGTTGCTGAACACCAGCGAGTCCTTGCTTTCGTTGCGGCGCTGCAATTGCACGCCGCCGGCCAGGTTCAGCGTGACGTTGTCGTTGCCCAGGCTGTAGAAGACGGTGGCATCCCCCAGGCCACCGTTGCTTTCTATATGCCCGGCGCCGATACCGATCTCGCCATTACCGCCCTTGGCGCGCTGCTTGAGAATGATATTGACGGTGCCCGCTGCGCCCTGGCCCTCCTGGCTGGCCAGTGGCGAGCGGATGATCTCCACACGCTCGACCAGCGAGCTGGGGATGCGATCCAGCTGCACACTGCGCTTGGAGTTGGCATCGAGGATGCGCCGGCCATTTACCAATACCTGCGCATACTCCGGGCCGATGCCGCGCAGTTGCACTTCACGGGCACGGTTGGCGCCGGCGAAGGAGACACCGACCAGACGTCGCAGGGCATCGCCCAGCGGCTGGTCGCCAAACTGGTTGAGTTGCTCGGCCTCGATCACCGTTTTTGAATTGCTCGCATTGCGTCTTTCCGCGTGGGCGCGTTGCACGGCGTCCTCGATGGGGCGCTGGAGATTTCCATGGCTTCCAGGCTGATGACCTGAGCGGCAAGCGGTGCGCTGCAGCTGGCGAGCAGAAGGCCCAGCAGAGCGTTCTTATTCCTGTTGTGCATGATGGATCTTATCTTTTTAGATTCAATTAATGATAATTATTACTAAATGTACAAATCAATCATGCGCATAAGTATTTTGTGAGGAGGCGGGCTGAGGTCTGTGGCCGAGATCGCGGGACTGATCGATGAAAGCTCCAGACGAAGCCCCCGTCGCGGTTAGTATTGGCTGATCGATTTTCCACTGCCTCTGGAGCCTTGTATGACCGCTTCACTGCCTGCCATCGCCTTCGCCGGTATCGGCCTGATGGGTCTGCCGATGACCCGCCGCCTGCTCGCTGCCGGCTACCCGCTGACACTCTGGAACCGCACGCCGGACAAATGCACGTCGCTGCTGGAGCAGGGTGCGCACCGCGTGGAGAACCCCGCTGATCTGTGCCGCGATGCCAATGTGGTGATGCTGTGCCTGGCCAATACCGAGGTGGTACGTGAGGTGGTGTTCGGTCCGGGTGGGATCGTCGAAGGAGCAAGGCCGGGGCAGCTGCTGGTGGATTTCTCCAGCCTGGAGCCGGCTGCCACCCGTGAGATGGCCGCTGAGCTGGAAGCGCGCACCGGTATGCGCTGGGTGGATGCGCCGGTTTCCGGCGGTACGCCAGGGGCCGAGGCCGGCACCTTGGCGATCATGGCCGGTGGTCGCGAAGAGGACGTGGAGCGTATACGCCCGATTCTCGCGCACCTGGGCCAGCGCCTGACGCGCATGGGCGAGGTCGGCGCGGGGCAGGTGACCAAGGTGTGCAATCAGATGATCGTCGCTTGCAACGCCCTGGTGATCGCCGAAGTGGTGGCGTTGGCCGAGCGCTCCGGCGTCGATGCCAGCCTGATCGCTCCAGCACTGGCCGGTGGTTTCGCCGACTCCAAACCGCTGCAGATTCTGGCGCCGCAGATGGCGGCCAGCCAGTTCGAACCGATCAAGTGGCACGTGCGCACGCTGCTCAAGGACCTCGATACGGCGGTCAAACTGTCCCGCGAGCAGGGCAGTGCCACGCCTATGAGCGGCCTGGCCGCACAGTTGATGCGCCTGCACGGCAGCCAGGGCAATCTGGAGCGCGACCCGGCTACCCTGGTGGAAATGTTGCGGGAGCAATGCCCATGAAGATCGCTGCCAATCTGTCCATGCTGTTCACCGAGCTGCCACTGCGCGAGCGTGTACTGGCGGCGATGATGGCGGGTTTCGAGGGTGTGGAAGTTCAGTTCCCCTACGAATTGCCAGCGGTCGCCCTGAAAGAAGTGCTGGAGTTGACCGCGCTGCCGTTGGTGCTGATCAACGTGCCAGCGGGCGATCTGATGACGGGTGGTCCCGGCCTGGCCAGCGTGCCGGCGCGACAGGTGGAGTTCGACACCGCGCTGCAGGAAGCGCTGACCTACGCCGCCATGGCGCGCCCGGCCTGCATCAACGTGCTGCCCGGGCGCCTGGCTGAAAGCGTGAGCCGCGAGCAGGCGCTGGACTGCCTGGCCGCCAACCTGCGCAAGAGCGCCGAGGCTTTCGCGGCGTTGGGCATTCGCGTGCTGGTGGAGGCGATCAACCCCATCGACATGCCAGGTTTCCTGATCAACACGCCGGAGGATCTGGATGCGCTGCTGCGCGCGGTGGATCACCCGAATCTGGCGGCGCAATACGACCTCTACCACATGGCGCGCCAGGGAATCGATGTGGCGGCAGGCATGCGCCTGCTGGCTGGACGCATCGGCCATGTGCAGTTCGCCGATATGCCGGGGCGCGGTGCGCCGGGGACGGGGGAATTGGCCTTTCCGGCGCTGCTCGGTGCGTTGCGTGACAGCGGTTACAGCGGCTGGCTGGGCGCCGAGTACAAACCGGGCGAGGTGGGCACGCAGGCCAGCCTCGGCTGG
The genomic region above belongs to Pseudomonas sediminis and contains:
- a CDS encoding thiolase family protein; amino-acid sequence: MREVVIVDSVRTGLAKSFRGKFNMTRPDDMAAHCVDALLVRNGIDPKLVDDCIVGAGSNEGAQGMNIGRNVAVLSRLGNPVAGMTLNRFCSSGLQAIAIAANQVASGCSDIIVAGGVESITMTLKSMNMDNLFNPLLHKDNPGIYYPMGKTAEIVANRYGITREAQDAYALQSQQRTARAQTEGLFADEIVPMTVKYQLEDKATGEKKILDGVVEADDCNRPDTTLDSLAKLQPAFDPAGSVTAGNASQLSDGASMTLVMSLEKALELGLTPKAYFRGFTVAGCEPDEMGIGPVFSVPKLLKAKGLSVADIDLWELNEAFASQCLYCRDTLGIDNDKYNVNGGSISIGHPFGMTGSRQVGHLVRELQRRELCYGIVTMCVGGGMGATGLFEAYRG
- a CDS encoding LysE family translocator encodes the protein MPFAENLIAFTLAATLLTLTPGIDTALVLRTAAVEGRQQAFRAALGINAGCLLWGAAVAFGLGALLAVSEFGYNLLKYCGAAYLAWLGLNMLLRPRTSLAPAQAGGQSGANWFLRGLLGNVLNPKVGIFYVSFLPQFIPQGQPLMAWTFGLVGIHVALSLAWALLLIGATQPLGHWLRREVVIKWMDRSTGLIFVLFAARLALSRR
- a CDS encoding TonB-dependent receptor plug domain-containing protein, with the protein product MQRAHAERRNASNSKTVIEAEQLNQFGDQPLGDALRRLVGVSFAGANRAREVQLRGIGPEYAQVLVNGRRILDANSKRSVQLDRIPSSLVERVEIIRSPLASQEGQGAAGTVNIILKQRAKGGNGEIGIGAGHIESNGGLGDATVFYSLGNDNVTLNLAGGVQLQRRNESKDSLVFSNSGANGGELGSNERRFEQGNFLPSLELRLNGDNRLNFQLDYLKTTEYRDDIAAELETAQNAVSRTEFEDRERKRTNLGLLSDWTHQWSDDTELLLSLDLQKADEDTTRDAKRYRANGTLDRTRLRDENIHMTSVSPTLKVKTLLDAHSLEWGAGARRETREEDNSNIENGTVRPINAARTYQIREDITHLFAQDTWLLPWGDSLTYGLRLEDAHTRTRDFNGAKQQTSKLSPLPSISYLGHLSANTDWLLGIARTLRRPDLRELSPTVTTDSGTLARPDTGGNPGMTPESIWGVDLGLDHFFNDQRGLLSANLFHRQFSGKIENVLSEQSNGRWLSRPENAGDGQASGLELEARAPLDVLGLPQLTLWSNATAVHTRLKSEATGETRRFLDQPDYLFNAGADYYLASLRTTFGVNYNWNSGYNQKYRLTSGQTAENDQDAVGRVDISARTQLSQNTSLNLSVLNLFAQNEDSRATTYGANGLLESNSLTEEGTYRTFYVRVQTAF
- a CDS encoding NAD(P)-dependent oxidoreductase: MTASLPAIAFAGIGLMGLPMTRRLLAAGYPLTLWNRTPDKCTSLLEQGAHRVENPADLCRDANVVMLCLANTEVVREVVFGPGGIVEGARPGQLLVDFSSLEPAATREMAAELEARTGMRWVDAPVSGGTPGAEAGTLAIMAGGREEDVERIRPILAHLGQRLTRMGEVGAGQVTKVCNQMIVACNALVIAEVVALAERSGVDASLIAPALAGGFADSKPLQILAPQMAASQFEPIKWHVRTLLKDLDTAVKLSREQGSATPMSGLAAQLMRLHGSQGNLERDPATLVEMLREQCP
- a CDS encoding TIM barrel protein codes for the protein MKIAANLSMLFTELPLRERVLAAMMAGFEGVEVQFPYELPAVALKEVLELTALPLVLINVPAGDLMTGGPGLASVPARQVEFDTALQEALTYAAMARPACINVLPGRLAESVSREQALDCLAANLRKSAEAFAALGIRVLVEAINPIDMPGFLINTPEDLDALLRAVDHPNLAAQYDLYHMARQGIDVAAGMRLLAGRIGHVQFADMPGRGAPGTGELAFPALLGALRDSGYSGWLGAEYKPGEVGTQASLGWLAQWQQRA